A stretch of Gemmatimonas aurantiaca T-27 DNA encodes these proteins:
- a CDS encoding LytR/AlgR family response regulator transcription factor produces MPLRVVVLGQVPPALEQQLGELAGSMDLTLIGPVSDLAAAQTALSSPVPDIAVVSTALLDGSAFSFIRGLAANQRPVSVIFVGSKDEDAVAAFELQATDFVLWPAPAARVHEALTRARQQVLQLALLRTADELQRLLGEATAAGGVDLGAVFNGRLAAASLAGASLGNGNGHADANGNGHGQRRRRTLGGASTGTLIATSPWRAAPRPLDGRVNRVREGAEEAVLDLSLEDGGRSAAGEGRPLRVLVREGRRTRFVPLADVDWFEADGNYIRVHAGGERYRTRGTITAIEAALDPRQFVRIHRRIVVNMDRVREMSPLPGGDGLLMLGNGSTLRLSRTYRSRVR; encoded by the coding sequence ATGCCTCTGCGAGTCGTCGTTCTCGGTCAGGTCCCCCCCGCTCTGGAGCAGCAGCTCGGAGAGCTCGCGGGTTCGATGGATCTGACACTGATCGGACCGGTTTCCGATCTCGCGGCAGCGCAGACTGCGTTGTCGTCTCCTGTGCCTGATATCGCCGTGGTGAGCACGGCACTGCTGGATGGTTCGGCGTTTTCGTTCATTCGCGGGCTCGCCGCCAATCAGCGTCCGGTGTCGGTGATTTTCGTCGGCAGCAAAGACGAAGACGCCGTCGCTGCTTTCGAGTTGCAGGCCACGGATTTTGTGTTGTGGCCCGCGCCGGCGGCACGTGTCCACGAAGCGCTCACGCGTGCCCGTCAGCAGGTGTTGCAGCTTGCGCTGCTCCGCACTGCCGACGAGTTGCAGCGCCTGCTCGGCGAAGCTACTGCAGCCGGAGGCGTTGACCTCGGCGCCGTGTTCAATGGACGCCTGGCTGCCGCGTCGCTGGCTGGTGCTTCACTGGGCAATGGCAACGGTCATGCCGATGCCAACGGCAACGGCCATGGTCAGCGTCGTCGTCGCACCTTGGGTGGTGCCAGCACCGGCACACTCATCGCCACCTCACCGTGGCGTGCCGCGCCGCGTCCGCTCGATGGTCGCGTCAATCGCGTGCGTGAGGGGGCGGAAGAGGCGGTACTCGACCTGTCGCTCGAAGACGGCGGTCGTTCGGCCGCCGGTGAAGGTCGTCCGCTGCGGGTATTGGTGCGCGAAGGCCGTCGCACCCGGTTTGTGCCGCTGGCCGATGTGGATTGGTTCGAGGCGGACGGCAACTACATCCGTGTGCATGCCGGCGGCGAACGCTATCGCACGCGTGGTACGATCACGGCGATCGAAGCCGCACTCGATCCGCGCCAGTTCGTGCGCATTCACCGGCGGATCGTGGTGAACATGGATCGTGTGCGCGAGATGAGCCCGTTGCCCGGAGGCGATGGTCTGCTCATGCTGGGTAATGGGTCCACGTTGCGGTTGTCCCGCACGTACCGGTCGCGAGTGCGTTAG
- the atpD gene encoding F0F1 ATP synthase subunit beta codes for MATTAAPTTVGKIVQVIGPVIDVAFETDNLPELYNAVVVNATAPDGQAIKVTAEVQQHIGRNQVRAVAMSSTDGITRGMDVIDTGSPITVPIGAPALGRILNVLGEPVDDGAPIPATAERWPIHRKRPDFVNLEPKTEVFETGIKVVDLVAPFVKGGKIGLFGGAGVGKTVIIQELINNVAKGHGGKSVFCGVGERTREGNDLYLEFQEAGILDKVALIYGQMNEPPGARLRVALAGLTVAEYFRDQENADVLVFVDNIFRFTQAGSEVSALLGRMPSAVGYQPTLATEMGELQERITSTRNGSITSVQAIYVPADDLTDPAPATAFAHLDATVTLNRKITELGIYPAVDPLDSGSRILDAQYVGDRHYNVATQTKQILQRYKELQDIIAILGMDELSEDDKKIVGRARRLQRFMSQPFAVAEQFTGIPGKYVKLEETISSFERICAGEFDNLPEQAFFMAGGVDDVVANAKKLQG; via the coding sequence ATGGCTACCACTGCGGCGCCGACCACTGTCGGCAAGATCGTTCAGGTTATCGGCCCCGTCATCGACGTGGCATTTGAAACGGACAACCTGCCGGAGCTTTACAATGCCGTCGTCGTCAATGCGACGGCGCCTGATGGCCAGGCCATCAAGGTCACGGCGGAAGTGCAGCAGCACATCGGTCGCAACCAGGTTCGCGCCGTGGCCATGTCCAGCACGGACGGCATCACGCGCGGCATGGACGTGATCGACACGGGTTCCCCCATCACGGTGCCCATCGGCGCACCGGCGCTGGGTCGCATCCTCAACGTGCTCGGCGAGCCCGTCGACGACGGTGCGCCGATCCCGGCGACGGCCGAGCGGTGGCCGATTCACCGCAAGCGCCCCGACTTCGTCAACCTCGAGCCGAAGACGGAAGTCTTCGAAACGGGCATCAAGGTCGTCGACCTCGTCGCCCCGTTCGTGAAGGGTGGCAAGATCGGTCTCTTCGGCGGCGCCGGCGTCGGCAAGACGGTCATCATTCAGGAGCTCATCAACAACGTCGCGAAGGGCCACGGCGGCAAGTCCGTGTTCTGCGGCGTGGGTGAGCGTACGCGCGAAGGCAACGACCTCTATCTCGAGTTCCAGGAAGCTGGCATTCTCGACAAGGTGGCGCTGATCTACGGGCAGATGAACGAGCCGCCGGGTGCGCGTCTGCGCGTGGCGCTCGCCGGTCTCACGGTCGCCGAGTACTTCCGCGATCAGGAGAACGCCGACGTGCTCGTGTTCGTCGACAACATCTTCCGCTTCACGCAGGCCGGTTCGGAAGTGTCGGCGCTGCTCGGCCGTATGCCGTCGGCCGTGGGTTACCAGCCCACGCTGGCCACGGAAATGGGCGAACTGCAGGAACGCATCACGTCCACGCGCAACGGCTCCATCACGTCGGTGCAGGCCATCTACGTGCCGGCCGACGACCTTACGGATCCGGCGCCCGCGACGGCCTTTGCGCACTTGGACGCCACGGTCACGCTGAACCGTAAGATCACGGAGCTCGGCATCTACCCGGCCGTGGATCCGCTCGATTCCGGTTCGCGCATTCTCGACGCGCAGTACGTCGGCGATCGCCACTACAACGTGGCCACGCAGACCAAGCAGATCCTGCAGCGCTACAAGGAACTCCAGGACATCATCGCCATCCTGGGCATGGACGAGCTCTCGGAAGACGACAAGAAGATCGTCGGTCGTGCGCGTCGTCTGCAGCGCTTCATGTCGCAGCCGTTCGCGGTGGCCGAGCAGTTCACGGGCATCCCGGGCAAGTACGTGAAGCTCGAAGAAACGATCTCCTCGTTCGAGCGGATTTGCGCCGGCGAGTTCGACAACCTCCCCGAGCAGGCCTTCTTCATGGCCGGCGGTGTGGATGACGTGGTGGCCAACGCCAAGAAGCTCCAGGGCTGA
- a CDS encoding SusC/RagA family TonB-linked outer membrane protein has product MSRLMRWLYRYPLLAAGLTAAPLAAQAQAQGPAVITGVVRSEFGDPLENANVYIVELAISIGTNPAGRYTLTIPADRIRGQVVQLRARAIGYKADVKPLTLRAGNQTFDWSLQKDVNRLQEVVTTGVTGATEQKKLAFSVAQVSDKDMPVPGSNPLSQLQGKVAGANIVSATGRPGSAPAIILRGPQSINASGRGQDPLYIIDGVISQGGLQDINPQDIENIEVVKGAAASSLYGSRAGNGVIQITTRSGKNQSEGVRFRAQVEYGQSNIENEYQYPSTHFMLMDETASRFCTVVSGAQDCSRTIDIYQEAYRINNDAGDFSLSPATIANDAGIARNPGAILARSLFQVNEFPKVYNPIKQFVTNGETMNTTLDATGRVGRTNFFSSINQLRQEGSVMFMSGYTRNSMRMNLDQQLGNNVNFSLRSSYSTANDYNSGGNFFGLTRQPANAELLRTDAKGRIFIRSVAQQQGAQNVNPAYGAQNFRPLNRIDRFVGNAVARWTPLSWLDAEANFGYDNRSNFQEWQQDRGYRTSAQSATNNGENRRLAGRSYSLNASGNVSARRNWFADALTSRLTLRYLYEAQDNRDSEARGQNLAVPGLFRPDAAITPTLYNGTTEQVRQLGFFTNLDLDYKGRYIFGALMRRDASSLFGAAERWKTYGRGSLAWRLSDEPWFGFDNSISDLKFRVSVGQAGNRPQFSAQYETFTIGAGGALSPNTLGNKNLRPEVSTETEMGMDLELFSRYGLTVTKSRNVIDDQILNPLLPAAAGFARQWVNAGQLTNNTWEVSLNIPIISSRAVDYSARINYDRTRSVITKLNIPEYFESANSQQGTEQMFKIVQGGSMGQIYGRRFVSQCSELPADFQSRCGAGLDYQRNSDGFVVYVGQGNTQADGITKNLWMTRVPAAQAPWAGGTTADPLNWGFPILVRDASGSVPVLPVGNALPDYRWSLSQNFRYKRLTAFGLLDATVGKDIFNIGRQWSFGDFMHKDADQAGKSVADARPMGYYFRAVSTGGIGGMYDVLGPNNNTVEDASFVKIREVSLGYRLGSVGGFGNWTVSVIGRNLMTFSKYKGFDPEVGTAGGALGSGVLNAVDAFVFPNLRQFTFSLSTSF; this is encoded by the coding sequence ATGTCGAGACTGATGCGGTGGTTGTACCGGTATCCCCTGTTGGCGGCAGGACTCACGGCGGCGCCGCTGGCGGCGCAAGCGCAAGCACAGGGTCCAGCAGTCATCACGGGTGTCGTGCGGAGCGAGTTTGGCGATCCGCTCGAAAACGCGAACGTGTACATCGTCGAACTGGCGATATCGATCGGCACCAATCCCGCCGGCCGGTACACGCTCACCATTCCGGCAGACCGCATCCGCGGTCAAGTCGTGCAACTGCGTGCACGCGCCATCGGATACAAGGCCGATGTCAAGCCGCTCACACTGCGCGCCGGCAATCAGACCTTCGATTGGTCCCTGCAAAAAGACGTCAATCGTCTGCAGGAAGTGGTGACGACGGGTGTGACCGGTGCCACGGAGCAGAAGAAGCTGGCGTTTTCGGTGGCGCAGGTGAGTGACAAGGACATGCCGGTGCCAGGCTCCAACCCCCTGTCACAGCTACAGGGTAAGGTGGCCGGTGCGAACATCGTGTCGGCTACCGGCAGACCGGGTTCGGCGCCCGCCATCATTCTGCGTGGCCCCCAGTCGATCAATGCCAGTGGTCGTGGACAGGATCCGCTGTACATCATCGACGGCGTGATCTCGCAGGGTGGTCTACAGGACATCAACCCGCAGGACATCGAGAATATCGAAGTCGTGAAGGGTGCCGCCGCGTCGTCGCTGTACGGATCGCGCGCTGGCAATGGCGTCATCCAGATCACCACGCGCTCCGGCAAGAATCAGTCGGAAGGTGTGCGCTTCCGGGCGCAGGTGGAGTACGGACAGTCGAATATCGAGAACGAGTACCAGTATCCGTCCACGCACTTCATGCTGATGGACGAAACGGCCTCGCGATTCTGCACGGTGGTGTCGGGTGCACAGGACTGCTCGCGTACCATCGACATCTATCAGGAAGCGTACCGCATCAACAATGACGCGGGCGACTTCTCGCTCTCACCGGCCACCATTGCGAATGATGCCGGCATCGCCAGAAATCCTGGCGCGATCCTGGCCCGTTCGCTGTTTCAGGTCAACGAGTTTCCGAAGGTGTACAACCCGATCAAGCAGTTCGTGACCAACGGCGAGACCATGAACACCACGCTGGATGCCACCGGCCGCGTGGGCCGCACGAACTTCTTCAGTTCCATCAACCAGCTCCGCCAGGAAGGCTCGGTGATGTTCATGTCGGGGTACACGCGCAATTCGATGCGCATGAACCTCGACCAGCAGTTGGGCAACAACGTCAATTTCTCACTGCGTTCGTCGTACTCCACCGCCAATGATTACAACTCCGGCGGCAACTTCTTCGGCCTGACGCGGCAGCCCGCCAACGCTGAACTGCTGCGGACCGATGCGAAGGGGCGCATCTTCATTCGCAGTGTGGCCCAGCAGCAGGGTGCGCAGAACGTCAACCCGGCTTATGGCGCGCAGAACTTCCGGCCGCTCAATCGCATCGACCGTTTCGTCGGTAATGCGGTGGCGCGGTGGACTCCGCTTTCCTGGCTCGATGCCGAGGCCAATTTCGGGTACGACAACCGCAGCAACTTTCAGGAATGGCAGCAGGACCGCGGTTATCGCACGTCCGCTCAGAGCGCCACCAACAACGGTGAGAACCGTCGTCTGGCCGGTCGTTCCTACTCCCTGAATGCGAGCGGCAATGTGTCGGCCCGTCGGAACTGGTTCGCCGACGCGCTCACGTCCCGTCTGACACTGCGTTACCTGTATGAAGCGCAGGACAACCGGGATTCCGAAGCTCGTGGCCAGAACTTGGCGGTGCCTGGCCTGTTCCGTCCGGATGCGGCGATCACGCCGACGCTGTACAACGGCACCACCGAGCAGGTGCGCCAGTTGGGTTTCTTCACGAACCTCGATCTCGACTACAAGGGGCGGTACATCTTCGGCGCCTTGATGCGTCGTGATGCCTCCTCGTTGTTTGGCGCGGCGGAACGCTGGAAGACCTACGGCCGTGGCTCACTGGCCTGGCGTTTGTCGGATGAACCGTGGTTCGGTTTCGACAACTCCATCTCCGATCTCAAGTTCCGTGTGTCGGTGGGGCAGGCCGGCAACCGCCCACAGTTTTCGGCGCAATACGAGACCTTCACGATCGGCGCTGGTGGTGCCCTGAGTCCCAATACCCTGGGCAACAAGAATCTGCGTCCGGAAGTCTCCACCGAGACCGAAATGGGCATGGATCTGGAGCTGTTCAGCCGGTACGGTCTGACGGTCACGAAGTCGCGCAACGTCATCGACGACCAGATCCTCAATCCGTTGCTCCCGGCTGCCGCCGGCTTTGCGCGGCAATGGGTGAATGCGGGTCAGCTCACGAACAACACGTGGGAAGTCTCGCTCAACATTCCGATCATCAGTTCGCGCGCCGTCGACTATTCGGCCCGCATCAACTATGATCGCACGCGTTCCGTGATCACCAAGCTGAACATCCCTGAATACTTCGAAAGTGCCAACAGTCAGCAAGGCACTGAGCAGATGTTCAAGATCGTGCAGGGTGGTAGCATGGGCCAGATTTATGGTCGTCGCTTTGTGAGCCAGTGCAGTGAGCTCCCTGCGGATTTCCAGTCGCGCTGCGGTGCAGGTCTCGACTATCAGCGCAACAGTGATGGCTTCGTCGTGTACGTTGGTCAGGGCAATACTCAGGCCGACGGCATCACGAAGAATCTGTGGATGACGCGTGTGCCTGCGGCCCAGGCGCCGTGGGCTGGTGGTACGACGGCGGATCCGCTCAACTGGGGCTTCCCCATCCTGGTGCGCGACGCATCGGGTAGTGTGCCGGTGCTTCCGGTCGGCAACGCGCTGCCGGACTATCGCTGGTCCCTGTCGCAGAACTTCCGCTACAAGCGCTTGACGGCCTTCGGCCTGCTCGATGCCACGGTCGGCAAGGACATCTTCAATATCGGTCGTCAGTGGTCGTTCGGTGACTTCATGCACAAGGACGCCGACCAGGCGGGCAAGTCAGTCGCCGACGCACGTCCGATGGGCTACTACTTCCGCGCCGTGTCCACGGGTGGCATCGGTGGCATGTACGACGTGCTTGGGCCGAACAACAACACCGTGGAAGACGCGAGCTTCGTGAAGATCCGTGAAGTCTCGCTGGGCTATCGCCTCGGCTCTGTGGGCGGATTCGGCAACTGGACGGTGTCGGTGATCGGCCGCAACCTGATGACCTTCTCCAAGTACAAGGGCTTCGATCCCGAAGTTGGCACCGCGGGTGGCGCACTGGGCTCGGGCGTGCTGAACGCCGTCGATGCCTTCGTGTTCCCGAATCTTCGCCAGTTCACGTTCTCACTCAGCACCAGCTTCTGA
- a CDS encoding RagB/SusD family nutrient uptake outer membrane protein yields MRKHISTLVTGGTLLGLAACGDNLAVTNLNNPDVQRAYSTPAGIEGVIAGIGVQVFNAQRATESVNTQARILSGENIASVANFGMAARSALPRSIISNELGNDNQVGNIANFNTFTRQSRSASNGVAAVNRLVASGGTIGSTAQNARAKAFGFLMLGHALGNLALAYDSAAIVTPATPSEEVPGLSAAPAVGAASLAMLDSAIAQARLTVTGSNGFPLPTTWLNGQALSADGFIRYARSLKARYRAGVARTPAQRGSVAWAEVIADATNGITADFTINVGGGSGWTAAYDMTQMYVTGGWHAVPYFYYGMADVSGAYDAWLAVDVGSRRAFTVVTPDKRWPAGDTRTAQQAAGPTNTLPTGVYFRNRPTGDDVPLVGPGDSQYDHRRYGASNLNNSTGPYTEMSKTEIDMLAAEGYIRTGNIPAAVALINVTRVKNGLEAIPTNISATAPISTSASCVPRVPQGPNFTSTACGTVLEAMKYEKRMETAYTGYMIWFADNRGWGDLVTGTVVEWPVPYQEMQVRQQKYYNGTNRSVRGTYGF; encoded by the coding sequence ATGCGCAAGCATATCTCGACACTCGTGACGGGTGGAACGTTGCTGGGGCTCGCTGCCTGCGGCGACAATCTCGCTGTCACGAACTTGAACAACCCCGACGTCCAGCGTGCGTACTCCACGCCGGCCGGTATTGAAGGCGTCATCGCCGGCATTGGCGTGCAGGTCTTCAACGCCCAACGCGCGACGGAATCAGTCAACACGCAGGCTCGCATTCTTTCCGGCGAGAACATCGCGTCGGTGGCGAACTTCGGTATGGCTGCCCGCAGTGCCTTGCCCCGTTCCATCATCTCCAACGAGCTGGGCAACGACAACCAGGTTGGCAATATTGCCAACTTCAACACGTTCACCCGTCAGTCACGCTCCGCATCAAACGGTGTGGCGGCCGTGAATCGTCTGGTTGCCAGTGGCGGAACAATCGGCAGCACGGCCCAGAATGCCCGTGCCAAAGCCTTCGGATTCCTGATGCTGGGCCACGCGCTTGGCAATCTGGCGCTCGCGTACGATTCGGCAGCCATCGTGACACCAGCCACGCCATCTGAGGAAGTGCCTGGCTTGTCCGCGGCTCCAGCGGTCGGCGCGGCGTCCTTGGCCATGCTCGATTCGGCAATCGCGCAAGCGCGCCTCACGGTGACCGGCAGCAATGGCTTTCCGTTGCCCACCACGTGGCTCAATGGTCAGGCGCTTTCTGCTGACGGTTTCATCCGATATGCGCGTTCACTCAAGGCACGGTATCGGGCGGGAGTCGCGCGCACACCGGCGCAACGTGGTTCGGTGGCGTGGGCGGAAGTCATCGCGGATGCCACGAACGGCATCACCGCTGACTTCACGATCAACGTGGGCGGTGGTTCGGGTTGGACGGCGGCCTACGACATGACACAGATGTACGTGACGGGTGGATGGCACGCCGTGCCGTATTTCTACTACGGCATGGCCGATGTATCCGGCGCCTATGACGCGTGGTTGGCTGTAGACGTGGGTAGCCGCCGCGCCTTCACGGTGGTCACACCGGACAAGCGTTGGCCGGCCGGCGACACCCGTACCGCACAGCAGGCCGCTGGCCCGACCAACACGCTGCCCACGGGTGTGTACTTCCGCAACCGCCCCACGGGGGATGACGTGCCGCTGGTCGGTCCTGGTGACTCGCAGTACGACCATCGCCGCTACGGCGCTTCCAATCTGAACAACTCCACGGGGCCGTACACTGAGATGTCGAAGACGGAGATCGACATGTTGGCCGCGGAGGGCTACATCCGCACGGGCAACATCCCCGCTGCCGTGGCGCTCATCAATGTCACGCGCGTGAAGAACGGACTCGAAGCCATTCCGACGAACATCTCGGCCACGGCCCCGATTTCCACTTCTGCGAGCTGTGTGCCGCGCGTGCCGCAGGGGCCGAACTTCACCAGCACGGCCTGTGGTACGGTGCTCGAAGCCATGAAGTACGAGAAGCGCATGGAAACCGCGTATACCGGCTACATGATCTGGTTTGCCGACAATCGTGGTTGGGGTGACCTCGTGACCGGCACGGTGGTGGAGTGGCCGGTGCCATATCAGGAGATGCAGGTGCGCCAGCAGAAGTATTACAACGGCACCAATCGCTCCGTGCGCGGCACGTACGGCTTCTGA
- the atpC gene encoding ATP synthase F1 subunit epsilon, translated as MSDVLKVSVISPERVLFEGTARGVIAPAFDGEIGILPMHAPLMTLLGKGILRVDTVQGEQRFTVDGGFLQVVDNQVRVVTEQASAA; from the coding sequence GTGAGTGACGTCCTGAAGGTGTCGGTGATCTCTCCCGAGCGTGTGCTGTTCGAAGGCACCGCTCGCGGCGTGATCGCGCCCGCCTTCGACGGGGAGATCGGCATCCTGCCCATGCACGCGCCGCTCATGACGCTGCTGGGCAAGGGCATCCTGCGCGTGGATACTGTGCAGGGCGAGCAGCGCTTCACCGTCGATGGTGGCTTCCTGCAGGTGGTGGACAATCAGGTGCGCGTGGTGACGGAGCAGGCCAGCGCGGCCTGA